TTCGTCACCAAGGGTTTGCCCTACATCCGGCAGTCGAGCAGCTATCCGCTCACGGGCGTCGGCATCGAGGTGCACAACGTCTTCCTCTCGCACGCCGCCGAGCTCGGCCTCACCGGATCCGCCCTCTGGACGCTCGCCTTGCTCAGCGCCGTCGGCGGCGCCATCCTGCGCAGAGGCCCGCCCGAGCTCGCTCCCTGGCGCGTCGGCCTCGTCGCCATCTTCGTCGCCTTCCTCGTCGTCGCCAACCTCGGTCCGCTCAGCTATCCGTTCCCCAACGTCCTGCTCTGGACGTGGGCCGGCCTCGCCGGCGCCAACCACTTCCTCGTCCCGCGGGGGGCGGAGGAAGAGCCCGAGGGTGACGCACGCGACGAGGCCGACGTCACGTCGGTCGAGCCCCGCCGCCAGGCGATCGCCTGGTCCCTGTCCTGATCCGGGGACCCGCCACGAATCCCGTCGCGCGGGGTCCGGCTCGCGGCTGGTGCCGGACCGACCGGTGGTGCGGAGCGGCCGGCGGCCTCAGACCACGACCCGGGCGGGTTGGTAGCGGATCGCCGGGCTGCTGACGGTCCCGCTGCGTCCCGCCGGTGATCCCGGCTGGACCGTCGTCACGCGTCGACCAGGCGCCCCCGGCGGTAGTCGTCGTAGGCGGACAGGTCGAGCAGTCCGTGACCGGAGAAGTTGAAGAGGAGGACGCGCTCCTCGTCGGCGTCCCGGGCCGCGAGAGCCTCGTCGAGCACGGCCCGAATCACGTGGCCGGTCTCGGGTGCGGGGAGCTTGCCCTCGGTGTTGGCGAACTGCACCGCGGCCTCGAACGTGGCGCGCTGGGGGTAGGCGACCGCCTCGATCCGCCCGGCTCGGACCAGGTTCGAGATGATCGGCGCGTCGCCGTGGTACCGGAGGCCGCCGGCGTGGATCGGGGGCGGGACGAAGTCGTGGCCGAGCGTGTACATCGGCAGCAGGGGCGTCAGACCGGCGCTGTCACCGAAGTCGTAGTCGAAGCGGCCTTCCGTGAGCGTCGGGCAGGAGGACGGCTCGGCGGCCACGATGCGCACGCGCTCGTCGGGCACGAACGGGAGCGCGATCCCACCGAGGTTCGAGCCGCCCCCGCAGCAGCCGAGCACGACGTCGGGGCCGGTCTCGCCGGCTCGGTCCAGCTGCTCCTTGGCCTCGAGCCCGATGACGGTCTGGTGGAGCAGGACGTGGTTCAGCACCGACCCCAGCGAGTAGTGGCTGTCGTCCCGGCCGGCGGCGTCCCGGACCGCGTCCGTGATCGCCAGGCCGAGCGAGCCCGGGTGCTCGGGCTGGTCGACGGGCGAGGGGATCACCTCGCTCCCCCAGGTCTCCATGAGCACCGTGCGGTAGGGCTTCTGCTCGTAGGAGGCCCGCACCATGTACACGGTGCAGTCGAGCCCGAACTGGGTGCACGCGAAGGCGAGCGCGGTGCCCCACTGGCCGGCGCCGGTCTCGGTGGTGAGCCGCGTGACACCCTCGGCCTGGTTGTAGAAGGCCTGCGGAACGGCCGTGTTCGGCTTGTGCGACCCCGCCGGAGACCCGGACTCGTCCTTGAAGTAGATGCGAGCCGGGGTGCCGAGCGCCCGCTCGAGGCGCTCGGCCCGGACGAGCGGCGTCGGCCGCCACAGCGAGAGGATGTCGAGGACCGGCCCCGGGATGTCGATCCAGGGGTCGCTCGACACCTCCTGGGCGATGAGGCCCATCGGGAACAGCGGGGCCAGGTCATCGGGTCCGACCGGCGCTCGGGTCGCCGGGTGCAGCGGCGGGTCGAGCGGGGTCGGCAAGACCGGCAGCACGTTGAACCAGGCCGTCGGCATCTCGTGCGGCTCGAGCGTGACGCGCCGGGTGGTCAGTGGGCCCTCCGGGGCAGGGCGGCGAGCGCCGCGACGAACGGGGACGGGTCCGGGGACCGAGCCAGCGCCTCGCCCACGAGGACGGCGTCGAAGCCGACATTGGCCATGCGCGCCGCGTCGTCCACGGTCCGGATGGCGCTCTCAGCGACCGCGACGACCGCGGGCGGGACCCGCGCCGCCAGCCGCTCCGCCACGCCGAGGTCCTCGTCGAAGGTGCCGAGGTCACGCGCGTTCACGCCCACGATCCGGGCGTCTACGCCGAGGGCGACGTCGAGCTCGGCCTCGTCGTGGGTCTCGACGAGCGCGGCGAGGCCCAGCTCGCCGGCCAGCTCGTGGAGGTCGCGGAGCCGCCCGCGGTCGGGGACGGCGGCGACGATGAGCAGCACGGCGTCGGCGCCGATGGCCCGCGTCTCGTAGAGCTGGTCCTCGTCGATGACGAAGTCCTTGCGCAGCGCCGGCGTGTCCGGGGCGGCGGCGCGGGCCCGGCGCAGGTCGTCGACGCTGCCGCCGAAGAACAGCTGGTCGGTCAGCACCGAGAGGGCCGCCGCCCCCGCGCACGCGTACATGGCGGCGACCGCGGACGGGTCGAGGTCCGGCGCGAGGTCCCCCTTCGACGGGGACCGTCGCTTCAGCTCGGCGATGACGGCCAGGGTGTCGTCACGTCGTAGGGCGCCGGTGAAGTCGCGTGGCGGCGGCGCCGCGAGCGCGGCGGCGTAGATCGCGTCGCGCGTCGGTGGTTGGTGGAGCAGGGTCACCTCGTCGCGCTTGGCCGCCAGGATCTCGTCGAGCACGCCCATTGCAGCCCGAGTGTGCCAGGATCCCCGCCGTGACGGCCACGAACTTCCCGGAGGGCTTCCTGTGGGGCACGGCGACCGCCGCGCACCAGGTGGAGGGCGGCAACTGGAACAACGACTGGTGGGCCTGGGAGCACGCCGAGTCCACACCGTGCGAGGAGCCGTCCGGTGACGCGTGCGACCATCTCTGGCGTTACCCGGCGGACATCCAGCTGCTCGCCGAGCTGGGGTTCGGCGCCTACCGGTTCTCGCTCGAGTGGTCCCGGATCGAGCCCGAGTACGGGGAGTTCTCGACCGCCAACCTCGACCACTACCGACGGATGATCGCGGCCTGCCGCGATCTCGACGTCCTGCCGGTCGTCACGTTCCACCACTTCACGACGCCGCGCTGGGTGGTCGCCGAGGGCGGCTGGGAGAACCCCGCGACCGCCGACCGGTTCGCGTCGTTCTGCGAGCGGGCCGTCGGCCACTTCGGTGAGGAGCTCGGCCTGGCCTGCACCCTGAACGAGCCGAACATCGTGTCTCTGATGGGCTGGCTCATGGGCATGTTCCCCCCCGGCCGCACGGACGCCTTCGACGCCTACCTGCGCGTGACCGACCACCTGCAGGCCGCGCACCGCAAGGCCTACGACGCGCTGAAGGCCGGCCCGGGCGACTTCCCGGTGGGGCTCACGCTGTCGATGGCCGACTGGGCCGCCGAGCCGGGCGCGGAGGACCTCATCGCGACGTACCGCGCCGCCCACGAGGACACCTACCTCGAGGCCGCTCGCGGCGACGACTTCGTCGGCGTCCAGGCCTACAGCCGCACCCGCGTGGGACCGGAGGGGGTCGTGGGCCCGGAGCCCGGGGTCGAGCGGCTCCCGATGGGCTACGAGTACTGGCCGCAGGCGGCCGAGGGCGCGATCCGCCACGCGGTCGAGGTGGCGCGCACGCCCGTCTACGTCACCGAGAACGGGATCGGCACCGACGACGACGAGCTGCGCATCCGGTACGTGCGGGACTCGCTGGCCGGCGTGGCCCGCACGATCGAGGACGGGCTCGACGTGCGGGGCTTCTTCTACTGGTCCCTGCTCGACAACTTCGAGTGGACCTTC
Above is a window of Acidimicrobiia bacterium DNA encoding:
- a CDS encoding TrpB-like pyridoxal phosphate-dependent enzyme, producing MTTRRVTLEPHEMPTAWFNVLPVLPTPLDPPLHPATRAPVGPDDLAPLFPMGLIAQEVSSDPWIDIPGPVLDILSLWRPTPLVRAERLERALGTPARIYFKDESGSPAGSHKPNTAVPQAFYNQAEGVTRLTTETGAGQWGTALAFACTQFGLDCTVYMVRASYEQKPYRTVLMETWGSEVIPSPVDQPEHPGSLGLAITDAVRDAAGRDDSHYSLGSVLNHVLLHQTVIGLEAKEQLDRAGETGPDVVLGCCGGGSNLGGIALPFVPDERVRIVAAEPSSCPTLTEGRFDYDFGDSAGLTPLLPMYTLGHDFVPPPIHAGGLRYHGDAPIISNLVRAGRIEAVAYPQRATFEAAVQFANTEGKLPAPETGHVIRAVLDEALAARDADEERVLLFNFSGHGLLDLSAYDDYRRGRLVDA
- the trpC gene encoding indole-3-glycerol phosphate synthase TrpC, translated to MGVLDEILAAKRDEVTLLHQPPTRDAIYAAALAAPPPRDFTGALRRDDTLAVIAELKRRSPSKGDLAPDLDPSAVAAMYACAGAAALSVLTDQLFFGGSVDDLRRARAAAPDTPALRKDFVIDEDQLYETRAIGADAVLLIVAAVPDRGRLRDLHELAGELGLAALVETHDEAELDVALGVDARIVGVNARDLGTFDEDLGVAERLAARVPPAVVAVAESAIRTVDDAARMANVGFDAVLVGEALARSPDPSPFVAALAALPRRAH
- a CDS encoding glycoside hydrolase family 1 protein gives rise to the protein MTATNFPEGFLWGTATAAHQVEGGNWNNDWWAWEHAESTPCEEPSGDACDHLWRYPADIQLLAELGFGAYRFSLEWSRIEPEYGEFSTANLDHYRRMIAACRDLDVLPVVTFHHFTTPRWVVAEGGWENPATADRFASFCERAVGHFGEELGLACTLNEPNIVSLMGWLMGMFPPGRTDAFDAYLRVTDHLQAAHRKAYDALKAGPGDFPVGLTLSMADWAAEPGAEDLIATYRAAHEDTYLEAARGDDFVGVQAYSRTRVGPEGVVGPEPGVERLPMGYEYWPQAAEGAIRHAVEVARTPVYVTENGIGTDDDELRIRYVRDSLAGVARTIEDGLDVRGFFYWSLLDNFEWTFGYRMRFGLVAVDRATQARVVKPSGRWLADVVRANRID